Proteins encoded by one window of Haematobia irritans isolate KBUSLIRL chromosome 2, ASM5000362v1, whole genome shotgun sequence:
- the Eogt gene encoding EGF-domain O-GlcNAc transferase, giving the protein MEKSFPLLTLITVSNILLLRPCLCDCESTDQSLTLPDLPLEHLKLYLNTFDKVKQECQNKTEILQQISQKDNKGCWGHEPHCNKENRFQTPVCPGSHTGWVRNKEAQVETFYQQADFGYIQHQINEMKLMCEPKLITDSSLECTEYLRFCRGRYLMLDFRDLAKRHERIRYHMDVLQKGQIQGYCKLNETRLKSQMDHMGALQSWSPELRNFVEAPEPIEEGNEHCDMFINTPTFLMKIDATYNMYHHFCDFFNLYATLFVNQTHSSVFDRNTQIIVWETYPYDSPFKDTFKAFSDNPVWTLDQVKGKRICFRNVVFPLLPRMIFGLYYNTPIIQGCEKSGLFRAFSEFILHRLKVPFVPPKENKIRITFLSRRTKYRRVINEDELLQEISKNENFIINKISYERDLTFLQQLEVTRNTDILIGMHGAGLTHLLFLPEWASIFELYNCEDPNCYKDLARLRGVYYVTWEDRDLVYPEDEGHHPEGGAHAKFTNYAFNAKEFARLVGKAAKHVRNHEDFQKYHIDSSTKDEL; this is encoded by the exons ATGGAGAAATCTTTTCCATTACTCACCTTAATAACGGtgagcaacattttattattaagaCCATGTTTGTGTGATTGTGAATCTACAGATCAAAGCCTAACACTACCAGATTTACCACTAGAGCATTTAAAGCTCTATTTGAACACATTTGATAAAGTTAAACAGGAATgccaaaacaaaacagaaatacTGCAACAGATCTCACAGAAAGACAACAAAGGCTGTTGGGGCCATGAGCCCCATTGTAATAAGGAAAACCGTTTCCAAACTCCCGTTTGCCCGGGATCTCATACAGGATGGGTGCGCAACAAGGAGGCCCAAGTGGAGACATTCTACCAGCAAGCGGATTTTGGTTATATCCAGCATCAAATCAATGAAATGAAACTAATGTGTGAACCCAAATTGATAACAGATTCGTCGTTGGAATGTACCGAGTACTTAAGATTTTGCCGAGGTCGTTATCTCATGTTGGATTTCAGAGATTTGGCCAAGCGCCATGAGCGTATACGCTATCACATGGATGTTTTGCAAAAGGGACAAATTCAAGGCTATTGTAAACTGAATGAGACACGCCTAAAATCTCAAATGGATCATATGGGAGCTTTACAATCCTGGTCTCCAGAGCTCAGAAACTTCGTTGAAGCTCCAGAACCCATTGAAGAGGGTAATGAGCATTGTGATATGTTCATAAATACGcccacttttctaatgaaaatcgATGCCACATACAATATGTatcatcatttttgtgatttctTTAATCTCTATGCCACATTGTTTGTAAATCAAACTCATAGTTCggtcttcgatagaaatactcAAATAATTGTATGGGAGACATATCCCTATGATTCACCATTTAAGGATACCTTCAAGGCTTTCAGCGATAATCCAGTTTGGACTTTGGATCAAGTTAAAGGCAAACGAATATGTTtccgaaatgttgtcttcccttTATTGCCGCGAATGATATTCGGTCTTTATTATAATACCCCAATT ATACAAGGATGTGAAAAAAGTGGTCTATTCAGAGCTTTCTCAGAATTTATTTTACATCGTTTGAAGGTTCCTTTTGTGCCaccaaaggaaaataaaatacgTATTACCTTCCTATCGCGACGTACAAAATATAGACGAGTAATAAATGAAGATGAACTGCTTCAGGAAATtagcaaaaatgaaaatttcattatcaacaaaatatcatatgaACG GGATTTAACATTTCTCCAACAATTAGAAGTTACACGCAACACCGACATCTTAATAGGAATGCATGGTGCCGGTTTAACCCATTTACTCTTTTTACCAGAATGGGCATCAATCTTTGAACTCTATAATTGTGAGGATCCAAATTGTTATAAAGATTTGGCACGATTACGTGGTGTATATTATGTCACGTGGGAAGATCGAGACCTGGTATATCCAGAAGATGAGGGTCACCATCCAGAGGGTGGTGCGcatgcaaaatttacaaattatgcATTTAATGCAAAGGAATTTGCACGTTTAGTTGGCAAGGCGGCGAAACATGTTCGAAATCATgaagattttcaaaaataccATATAGATTCATCCACAAAAGACGAATTATAG
- the LOC142227015 gene encoding putative phosphorylase b kinase regulatory subunit beta isoform X4 gives MRDPPKNLGITITTTPVSGATSGTPSTSGRHNSLEDINMDSFLKTSNYEDTVKQLDIYYGIVKRQLLHYQSPITGLFPVMSIDQEVGSVRDSVYCASAVWSLYQAYRRIDDDRGKSYELGQSTVKCMRGILECWIKQASRVELFKQRQSNQHALHSKFHLHTGEIIYSDDFYNHLQIDVVSLYIIFLVQMITSGLQIIYTQDEVAFVQNLVYYVERAYRTPDFGMWERGSKYNNGTPEIHASSIGMAKSALEAINGCNLFGEKGASWSVVYVDIDAHNRNRSIFETMLPRESSSKGVDASLLLTLSFPAFASHEESLVEQTKQNVISRLRGKKGFKRFSRDGYLSKIEDKTRRYYHTGEIKEFEGYECEWPLFFITMIIDGVFKNNHEQIEEYQNELRRCLYTDCNGDPVVTMYYAPDGEGSYLKAPSQSLFLWGQSMFIIAQLLTGGLLHINELDPIRRYLPSYNRPRRAGRYSAFQGKAFDEKHTNCRVALIQDKDKEEVKF, from the exons ATGAGAGATCCACCCAAAAA TTTGGGGATAACTATCACCACAACACCCGTTAGTGGAGCAACTTCTGGCACTCCCTCAACATCGGGAAGGCATAATAGCTTGGAAGACATTAATATGGATTCATTTCTTAAAACCTCAAATTATGAAGACACAGT aaaacaatTAGATATTTATTATGGAATTG TCAAACGTCAATTACTGCATTATCAAAGTCCTATTACTGGACTTTTTCCGGTTATGAGTATTGATCAAGAAGTAGGaagtgttcgtgatagtgtatattgTGCATCAGCTGTTTGGAGTCTTTATCAGGCTTATCGTCGTATTGATGATGATCGTGGCAAATCCTATGAACTTGGTCAATCAACAGTTAAATGTATGCGTGGCATATTGGAATGTTGGATTAAGCAAGCCTCTCGAGTTGAACTTTTCAAACAGAGACAATCAAATCAACATGCCTTACATAGTAAATTTCATTTGCACACTGGAGAAATAATATATTCGGATGATTTTTACAATCATTTGCAAATTGATGTTGTATCgctgtatataatatttttggtacaAATGATAACATCTGGTTTACAGATAATATATACTCAG GATGAAGTTGCTTTTGTCCAGAATTTAGTTTATTATGTGGAACGTGCCTATCGTACACCCGATTTTGGAATGTGGGAACGTGGCTCAAAATACAATAATGGAACTCCTGAAATTCATGCATCTTCcattg GTATGGCTAAATCTGCTTTGGAAGCCATTAATGGTTGTAATTTGTTTGGAGAAAAAGGTGCTTCATGGAGTGTAGTATATGTGGATATTGATGCTCACAATAGAAATCGCAGTATATTTGAAACAATGTTGCCAAGAGAATCCAGTagtaaa GGTGTAGATGCTTCCCTTTTACTTACTTTGTCCTTCCCAGCTTTTGCTTCACACGaagagtctttagtggaacaaaCTAAACAAAATGTCATCAGTCGTTTACGTGGAAAGAAGGGTTTTAAACGTTTTAGCCGTGATGGTTATTTGAGTAAAATTGAAGATAAAACCAGAAG ATATTATCACACTGGTGAAATCAAAGAATTCGAAGGCTATGAATGCGAGTGgcctttattttttataaccatGATAATTGATGGTGTTTTCAAAAACAATCATGAACAAATAGAAGAATATCAAAATGAATTGAGACGTTGCCTATATACTGATTGCAATGGCGATCCTGTGGTTACAATGTACTATGCTCCTGATGGTGAAGGATCCTATTTGAAAGCGCCATCACAATCACTGTTTTTATGGGGTCAATCAATGTTTATCATAGCCCAGCTGTTGACCGGTGGCCTTTTACACATAAATGAGTTGGATCCCATACGTCGTTATTTGCCAAGTTACAATAGGCCAAGACGTGCTGGCCGATACTCGGCTTTTCAG GGAAAAGCCTTCGATGAAAAACACACC